The genomic DNA GTCCGGATCGTGTGTGCGTCCAAGGATGATCTGAAGGGGATGGCTTACCAGGGACGGTTCCACAAAGAACTCTCCGATCAGCTCACGGCCGTGCAGATCGTTGTGCCGCCATTGCGCGAGCGGCGGGAAGATGTGCTGGTGATCGCCGAGTATATGCTGGAGGCGAGGTCGGCGGCTCTGGGCAAATCTCTCGACGGGTTTGCGCAGCCGAGTCGTGATCTGCTCCTGCACTATTCGTTTCCCGGCAATGTCGGTGAACTGGAGCAGATGGTGGACCGAGCCGCCGCCTTGGGGCGGGACGGGGAATCGTTACAGCCGTGGGACCTGTGTGGCTTCCAGACCTGTCCCTATCTCGGCGGGTCACCTCAAGCAGGTTGCGGTTTTTGTTCGGAAGGACTGACGGCGATGGGTGAGAAGCCGGAGTCCACGGCTCCTGCCACGCTCGCGACGGCACGGGAGGCATTCGAGCGGGACTATATTGCCGCAGTTTTGAAACAGGTAGACGGCAGCCGGACGAATGCCGCCACGATCCTGGGAGTATCCCGAAAAGCCTTGTGGGACAAATGTAAGCGGTACGGTCTCTCCTCCGCCAAGGGTGAGGCGGAGGAGAAGGATGAGTAGGTTACTCGGCGGGCTCCACGCCACCTTCCCAGAGCTTCACCGTGCGATCCCAGGAGGCGCTGGCCAGGCGTAGTCCGTCCGGCGAGAGGGCGATACCGCGTACCGCTCCGCCATGGGTCTTGTCGGTCCGGAAATTTCGGCCTGTGGCGATGTCCCAGAAGCGGATCGTGTTGTCATCCCCTGCACTGATGAGCACTTTTCCGTCTGGCGAGACCACTAACGACCGAACCCATCCATTATGCCCGCGCACGACGCGCAGTTCGTTCATCGTCGGCATCTCGAAAAAGCGGATTGTGTTGTCACGGCTGCCGGTGATCAGCATTTTGGCATCCGGCGTAAAGACCATCGCGCCGATCCAGTACTCCATCGGCTTCTGAAATCCTCCGTCGTCTTCGATGAAAAAGCCGCGGGTCTCCGTTGAGTCTTCGGCTGATTCTTCCCAATGGCCGTTATGGAGGATTTTTTCCTCTCCGCTCGGGAGCACCTCCCAGATTCTGATTTTGCCGATGTCGGACCCGCTGGCAAGGTGCACGCCATCCGGGGAAAATGCCACACAGACCGACCAGTGGTGATCGTATTGGTCTTTTCCCAGCAGGGTCATGAGGTCGGTGCCGGTCGTGACTTCCCAGATCTTGATGTCTTTATTGTGACTGCCGCGGGCCAGCATGAGGCCGTCAGGAGACAACGACAGGCTGCAGACATTGTGATCGTAGCGGGTAAATAAGAGTTTGGTCGGCTCGCCGGTTTTCGGGTTCCACAGGCGGATGGTTCGATCTTCGCTGCCTGAGGCCAGTGTGCGGCCGTCCGGCGTGAACACCAGGGCGCGAATGTCGGCGGTGTGGCCCCTCAGCGAACGCAGGAGTCGTCCAGTTTCAATGTCCCAGACGCGGACGTATCGATCGACGCCGCCACTGACAATCGTTTGGCCATCGGGAGCGTAGGCGACGGACCAGACGCCGTGGGAGTGTCCCCGAAACGTCTTGAGTTCCCGAAGCCCTGCTTTCCAATATTCTAAATGGTCGACGGGAGGGGGGGGCTGTGCGGTTCCGCTCTGGCTGCTTGGTTGTCCGGTTGAAGGCGCGGTCAGGGGGGCGGTCGTTTGATTGCTCATAAAAGTTTGTGCCTCGTCGCTGTGCTGAGCGGGGGCCATCGAGCCCCGGCCGGAACCCTCAACGGTTTGCAAAAATCGCTAAGGGGTTTGTATAATCGGCGGTCGTTTCGATGATCGTAAGAGAACGACTGGGAGCAAGTCAAGCACAG from Nitrospira sp. ND1 includes the following:
- a CDS encoding WD40 repeat domain-containing protein, with amino-acid sequence MSNQTTAPLTAPSTGQPSSQSGTAQPPPPVDHLEYWKAGLRELKTFRGHSHGVWSVAYAPDGQTIVSGGVDRYVRVWDIETGRLLRSLRGHTADIRALVFTPDGRTLASGSEDRTIRLWNPKTGEPTKLLFTRYDHNVCSLSLSPDGLMLARGSHNKDIKIWEVTTGTDLMTLLGKDQYDHHWSVCVAFSPDGVHLASGSDIGKIRIWEVLPSGEEKILHNGHWEESAEDSTETRGFFIEDDGGFQKPMEYWIGAMVFTPDAKMLITGSRDNTIRFFEMPTMNELRVVRGHNGWVRSLVVSPDGKVLISAGDDNTIRFWDIATGRNFRTDKTHGGAVRGIALSPDGLRLASASWDRTVKLWEGGVEPAE